One Phocaeicola dorei genomic region harbors:
- a CDS encoding YdeI/OmpD-associated family protein, giving the protein MEIHNLLDVKSRTELRKWLIHNHKTEKECWVVVKRGRPTDNNTFWYIDAVEEALCFGWIDSTTKRIADDVTVQKLCPRKPKSNWSELNKERCRRMERLGLMTDAGRAVLPDMSPNGFIIDKDILHRLQSDPVVWNNFCQFPDLYKRIRIDTIQIKKNQPELFESRLSKFIENTRKGLLYGEWNDNGRL; this is encoded by the coding sequence ATGGAAATTCATAATTTGTTAGATGTCAAATCAAGAACCGAGCTACGTAAATGGCTAATACATAACCATAAAACGGAGAAAGAATGTTGGGTAGTGGTAAAACGTGGCAGACCTACGGATAACAATACTTTCTGGTATATTGATGCTGTAGAAGAAGCCTTATGCTTCGGTTGGATAGATAGTACTACTAAAAGAATAGCAGATGATGTAACAGTCCAGAAACTTTGTCCACGAAAGCCAAAAAGCAATTGGTCCGAGCTCAATAAAGAAAGATGCCGCAGAATGGAACGATTAGGACTGATGACAGATGCAGGAAGAGCCGTTCTACCTGATATGTCACCTAATGGTTTTATCATAGACAAGGATATATTACACAGACTACAATCTGACCCGGTAGTGTGGAACAACTTCTGCCAATTTCCTGACTTATATAAGCGAATCAGAATTGATACTATCCAAATTAAAAAGAATCAGCCCGAACTTTTTGAAAGTCGCCTGAGCAAATTCATAGAAAATACTCGAAAAGGACTTCTCTACGGAGAATGGAATGACAACGGAAGATTATAA